actaacaaaaacaaaatgattattagacatattaaataatcacagATACAGAGGGTACACACTCAGTAAAATACATAAGATTCATGAGACACGTAAGGTGCATAAAGTAAATACGGtacaaaaagtaaacattataagacataaaagaaaaataataaatatataattaataataataataataaagaaataatcataataataataggggAGCCGAGGCTAACGGTGACACATGACAGGGCATGGACTGTTAACATTAGTGACAACCGAGGTAACCAAAAAACAAACGGTACAAAGTCATAGAATTATGATACCTCCTTATGTTTTTGGTTGAATTCTCGTCCCCGGAATCTAAGGGACCGCCATTTGTAGACCCACAGGGGCGTAGCCATGCAGTATACAACAATGGATTAATACATTTGCAATagcattaacataatatatatataccatattatattgttgtgggGCGGGTGTTACACTTTGGTCAACCAGAGCAAGCAGGTCCCTGCGACCTACTGTTCCATAGGTAACTTTACTAATTTGACTACCGGCCTAGTGAGCTCCCCCAACGCGGTGTTCAGTTTTACTACTCGTACTACACCGTCGTTACCAGGCGTCACATCTATAATGCGGCCCAAACGCCAGGTCATGGGTGGATTTGGATCCTTTACTACCACCATATCACCACATTTTAAATTGGGCACATCATTTGTCCACTTGGATCGGACTTGAAGGGAACTCAAATACTCAGTCGACCACCTGCGCCAAAAAGACTGGTGGCACTGGTGCAATAGTTTCCATTTGTTTATTACCCTAGCACAGCTTTCGGGTACTGGCATGTCTGGAACCGCCAACAGCGGTTGACCAATCAGGAAATGTCCCGGTGTCAAATAGTCGACGTCCATCGGAGATGATGACATCGGGGTTAACGGCCGAGAGTTCAATACGGCCTCGATGCGGCAGAGTACAGTGGTCATCTCCTCCCAGCTAAAATTATGGACACCAATGACTCGTATCAAAAGGGTTTTGAATGACCGTACCGCAGCCTCCCCACAGGCCACCGAAATGCGGTGCACTCGGTGGGTTAAAATGCCATACGCAAGAGTATGGGAGGTTAATGCGTTCGGATAGTCGGATCATTAACCAAGGTGCGGAGGTACTTTGCTGCTCCCACGAAATTCGTGCCACAGTCGGAGAATATGTCAGTAGGGAGGCCCCGACGTGCGGCAAATCGATCGAAAGCTGCCAGGAACGCATTAGTGGACAGCTCGGACACGACTTCCAGATGAACGGCTTTAGTTGCCATACACACGAACACTGCCacgtaaattttatattgtcggGCCTTACGTAAACGACACTCACGCATGGACAGTGGCCCTGCGTAATCAATGCCCACGCGAGTGAATGGACGACACATCTGGACACGGGAGCTTGGTAAGTCTGCCATCATTGGGTGGGGACTTTGGGCGAGAGTTCTCACGCAGATCGTACATTGACCAATGACACGACGGATCACCGCCCTCACCGATATTATCCAAAATTGTCTTGTGATCAATGACGTAATTACTCGAGGTCCGGAGTGACATGTGACCAGGTGCCAATGGCGAGCAAGAAGTGTTGATAAGTGAGAGTCCTTAGCCAACAGAATAGGCTGTTTTTCGGCACTGGTTAGATTAGAACGCGTCAGACGACCTCCGACACGGATAACACCTCGTGCGTCGACGAAGGGCCGCAGACCAGCCAATGACCGTTGTGCAGGGCGGCCGCGCGCTAGATCCTCGTGGAGTTTGGACAACCAACGGACTTGAGACTGTTTAACTAAGACAGTGAGTGAGTCGTCAAGTTCCTCGCGAGTCAAATACTCTGAAGTGTATTTCTGTTTTCGGGCTCGGCCTGCGACGCGAATCAACCAGGCCACAACTCTGACCATGTTGTGGTATGAAGAAAAACGACTAAAACCACTCTACCTCAGGCTCGATTTGGACAGACAGCGAAATGACTTTGATTTCCGGTAGCTGCTCCATAGGCACCGCTGCGACCGACATGTCCCAAGCTTCAACAGTGCCCTTGAGGAAAGCAGGACCCGACCAGTATATACATGATTAACCAAGTCTGAGGGCATCAACCCTCTGGATGCACAATCTGCCGGATTCTCAGCCGACCGACGTAACCCCCCACTGGCAGGTTGGTACCAACTGACGGGCTAAATGCACTCGGTTCGAGACAAACACTTTGAAACACGTATGAGGGTTAACTAGCCATGATAGCACTATCTGAGAATCCGACCATGCAAAGATACCGTCGAAGCGGAGTCGGTCCCCAAAAACTGTTAGGAGGCGAGCCAGCCAACGGGCCAGAAGCACGGCCGCACATAATTCCAATCTTGGGATCGTGCTAGTCTTCATGGGGGACATTTTGGTTTTGGAACCAAGGAGATGTACGGTGACCAGTCCTGAAGATGACGTTACTCGCAAATATGCTACCGCGGCATATCCTTGTTCCGACGCGTCACAAAATCCACATAAATGCACGTTGGACCTGGTGGTTGTCAATAGAAAACGCGGGATCTCGATTTTGGACAACACTGGAAGGTCGTTGAGCAACAGCTTCCAGGTAACACCTAGGTCATGTGGTAAAGGGTCATCCCATCCCAGTTCAGACTTCCAAATTAActgcataatatgttttgcatGAAAAATCACAGGAGCAAGGAATCCAATCGGGTCAAAGATCCTGGCGATAATAGATAACACGGATCGTTTGGTGACAACTGTTGTTAACGGATGGACATCAAAACCAAAAACGTCCTTGGTCGGATGCCAGCGCAAACCTAACACCTTGATCATACATCCTTCTTTCTCATCGAAGTTGATGACGTCGGAAATGCGATCAGCTTCCGCAATCTCTGACATTACGCGGGGTGAATTGCTCGACCACTTTTTCAGTTCAAGTGCAGAGCGCCCCAGCACGGCTATCAACTCGGACTGTACCTTCGATAGGAGCTCCTCGGTGTCGGCTCCGAGACAAATGTCGTCAACGTATGTCTGGTATCTCAGCCCGT
Above is a genomic segment from Aphis gossypii isolate Hap1 unplaced genomic scaffold, ASM2018417v2 Contig00303, whole genome shotgun sequence containing:
- the LOC126553692 gene encoding uncharacterized protein LOC126553692 is translated as MVRVVAWLIRVAGRARKQKYTSEYLTREELDDSLTVLVKQSQVRWLSKLHEDLARGRPAQRSLAGLRPFVDARGVIRVGGRLTRSNLTSAEKQPILLAKDSHLSTLLARHWHLVTCHSGPRVITSLITRQFWIISVRAVIRRVIGQCTICVRTLAQSPHPMMADLPSSRVQMCRPFTRVGIDYAGPLSMRECRLRKARQYKIYVAVFVCMATKAVHLEVVSELSTNAFLAAFDRFAARRGLPTDIFSDCGTNFVGAAKYLRTLVNDPTIRTH